The genomic interval GACAGGACAATACGCAGCTCGGCGCCCATCACTGTGCCGTTGCCCTCCTTGTCGAACACGCGCAGACCCTCAACGTAGTCCTCATAGCCGGCCTTGTTGGGGCTGTTGATGATGGTCTGGAGCATGGGCAGGAAGCCCTCGAACACCACTCTCTTGTTGGCCATGTCTGCACACACACCACAACATGAAGGCACTTCCagctgcttttttttaatcagtggaTGCTTCGTCGCTGGGTATTTATTCCAGTGGAGACGGTTGAATGGTATTAATTGTTATTAGCAAATAAAAAGTCAGTTACTTGATTCACATTGGTAACACTTTATAATAAATGTACACTAATGAAGgggaatttgattttttctatGATTCACAATCttcatgtaagacaagaacacttttttttttatccattcctaatcgtaaaatatggcaagtacaaggtggccactcataaagtcatctaaaaacaTCCCAAGAGCGCCAACAACACTCCGCTTACATGTCGTtatctgaatattaacaagtattagcgatattgttattataggagctgacgcagacggactattttagccaggctaactagcttatgcagctatgtTGACATGTCGAGCTGCTgcgtcgcctctgagttggtgaaagttaatttgtAGATGATTAAATCATGCCTCTTAAATGTTGTTTTAATTCATATTGGAAAGTTATGACTCCATTTAGAATAGGAATGAATAAAAACCGCTatttggttttcattgagggccacattataGTGAttgttacatacacatatatatatatatatatatatatatatatatatatatatatatatatatatatatatatatatatatatatatatatatatatatatatatatatatatatatatatatatatatatatatacacatactgtatatatatatatatatagtgattgttacatatatatatatatatatatatatatatatatatatatatatatatatgtatatatatatatatatatatatatatatatatatatatatatatatatatgtatatatatatatatatatatatatatatatatatatatatatatatatatatacatacatatatatacatatatatatatatatatatatatatatatatatatatatatatatatatatatatatatatatacatatatatatatatatatatatatatatatatatatatatatatatacatacatatatacatacatatatatatatatatatatatatatatatatatatatatatatatatatatatatatatatatatatatatatatatatatatatatatatatatattatatatatatgtaacaatcactataatgtggccctcaatgaaaaccaaatAGCGGTTTTTATTCATTCCTATTCTAAATGGAGTCATAACTTTCCAATATGAATTAAAACAACATTTaagaggcatatatatatatatatatatatatatatatatatatatatatatatatatatatatatatatatatatatatatatatatatatatatatatatatatatatatatatatatatatatatatatatatatattgattttatggCACGATTGCCTgggtaatgtttttttaaatttttttaatgacttTCTTAGGGTGACAAACAGATCTTTAAGTTTTGATATTGATTTTTACAAAGAAATGTTTGGAATATAAGTTGATATAACATTTGCTGCATGTTCAGATAATATTAACGTTTAAAGACTTGCAATCGCATAAAGTACTGTTAATTCCGGACCGTTACCGGcttcttttttcctacgctttgaagccTGCGACTTAAAAaaaaggtgcggctaatttatggatttttctttgctgaaaataaaacatcaaaaacaaacaaaagacactgaaaaggtgtgtcattatttgtgctatggtgccatcttttggacgtgtttgctcactgcaggtgctgctgggtgaatgcctACAAGTTTTTCCTGTTGTTTAAAGCTCaggaccggaagtacaagtgctgttccgttttctagccgtccatagcgtttctactcctatggattcttcattcgtcagtCCAAAcaacgtgtgtaagttttacaatataattaaaactattcttacttactaaaccgtcccgtgtgtgatgtctgttggagtgttttcatatCGTAGcataagctaatatgctaacaggtttacgagtgtctgtgttagcattattaacttacaatggcattctttttgtattgtttcagttttgtaaattcaccaaaacgtaatTGTGAACTTAAAgtattgagtctgttcagctgatcGGACAgccagcttgcgcagctagtgggtccatgacgatgacttctgttttgtttgatcagccgttttactgccgcgttacagacaccgtttggaaacaattaaggtatgtaaataaacatttacagaatatttgtgtataaataactaatttcacaacgtatatatctgcgatttatagtctggtgtgcttatatatggaaaaaaacgtttttcttctaaaaacaatactccatttacatgtcgtgacctgaatattaacaagtattagagatattgttattataagggctagcacagaggaactactttttttgtaatgtagtgggtgtggcttatagtccgtaaaatacatcacatacattttttctgtcaaaatggaaaagaagaagtacatttagtaagaaagatgaagcgCTCTATTGACGCGGGCCACTTGAAATGAAGTGGCCTGCCATACGGGGGGCCTTGACGGTCCACACAGTTTTGTTTGGCATCACGAGAGTGGAGTTGATGTTTCACCTTCAGCAGAGGGGGTCCCCAGCATCTTGTTGACGTCCTTGTTGGTGGGGTTCTGTCCCAGAGCACGCATGATGTCAGCGATCTGGTTGTAGGCCACCTTGTTGTCACCCACCCTGTCGAACAGACCGAAGGCCTCCTTGTAGTCTGCGGGGGAGGGGAGGACATTATTACTGACGGAAAAGGAAAACTATCTGAGATGTTGTTGATGCTTGGGTCTCTTTGAAAAGACCACCTTGGAATTGATCGTTTAGAATATGAGCCCCCCTCCTTTTAAAGGCAAGgcgctcagtgtgtgtgtgtgtgtgtgtgtgtgtgtgtgtgtgtgtgtgtgtgtgtgtgtgtgtgtgtgtaaaagtagtGAAAAAGCTGTCCCTTAGCGTTTtaaccccccccccttttttttttaccaacaactTGACACAttacttttaatttatttaagcAGCTGTTTACTGTTCTAAGAAATGTTGCTTTtcaattatgttttattattattgttattatattattatttttaatcgctATATTGCAATGATTTCAGAAAATCATACAATCACATGTTATTTAACATTACccgtgtttttttaaataaataaaaaaatcattacagtgaatttcatatgttacaaaaaaaactaaataaataaaaattaaataaatgatcaatTAAAATGCAATAAAACCATCAACTTTACAGTGAATGTCACATATTAAAAAACAAACCATTAAGTAaatatcaaatttaaaaaattaacaataattACTGTGAATgtcatgtattaaaaaaattaaataaatacaaatcaaatatataaaatgaccccaaagggacaagcgctagaaaatggatggatggaacttataACATaagcacagaaaaaaaataataaaggtagtacaaaaacactatacttttatacacatacatacatatatacatatatatatatatatatatatatatatatatatatatatatatatatatatatatatatatatatatatatatatatatatatatatatatatatatatatatatatatatatatatatatatatatatatatatatatatatatatatatatatatatatatatatatatatatatatatatatatatatacacacatactgtatatacatatatatatacatacacgtatatatatatagatatatacacatactgtatatacatgtatatctatatatatatatatatatatatatatatatatatatatatatatatatatatatatatatatatatatatatatatatatatatgtatatgtatatatatccatatatatatatatagatatgtatatatctatatatatatatatgtatatatatatatatatatatatatatatatatatatatatatatatatatatatatatatatatatatatatatatatatacgtgtatatatatatatatatatatatatatatatatatatatatatatatatatatatatatatatatatatatacgtatatatatatatatatatatatatatatatatatatatatatatatatatatatatatatatatatatatatatagatatatacatatatatatatatatatatagatatagatatagatataaatatatatatatataaatatatatatatatatatatatatatatatatatatatatatatatatatatatatatatatatatatatatatatatatatatatagatatatatagatatatatatagatatatatgtatgcaatATTGACATACATTCTACTCATATTCTGTCATCTTTATCAATGATTATTTTACAGAAATCTTCTGGATATAACTTAAAATGTCAATTTTATCGCCAATactaaaaaaatgtatcaaatatttaatgtttaaagGATGCACATAGTCGAGAGGGTAGTTCATCAGATTTAACAACTTAACCTGACAACAAATTTCTGTAAACATTACGGTACCCTTATATTTATACCTTTAAAACAGTAATAGTTCATAATAAATACtagtaatttactgtaaatgtataaattACTGTAAACATTACAGTACACTTGtatttcacagcatttaacagtattacTTCACAATAATACTGGTCAatttactgtaacttgacaacaaattactgtaaacaTTGCAGTACCcttatatgtatacatttgtaaCAGTAATAGTTCACAATAAATACtagtaatttactgtaaatataaaaaatttcTGTAAACATTACAGTACATTTACATTTCACAGCATTTAactttacagtaacatttacagaAGTTTGCTGTGCACTGTGAAATATAATGGTACTGTAATGATTACTACGATTTCTTGTCACGTTAGAGaaaattacaatttaatttttacagtaaactaCTGtaaattttaaattgtaaatgttACGTATATAGTAGTTTACTGCCAATATTAAATTGACAGCAATTTACTGGAACCTGACAACTTAAaggtaaattactgtaaatgttactgaaAAGTTCAATATAAAGGTTCTGTAATGTTTCTTGTCGGAGTAAATACAAATGTACAGTAAATAACTATAAATGTTAAATCACAAATGTATTATTTACTGTAATtgactgtaaatgttactgtaaatgttagaTTGTAACTTCAATATTTATCGTAATTAActgtatattttactgtaaatgttaaatcGTAACTTCCATATTTACAGTAATTGACTTTAAATGctactgtaaatgttaaatcGTAACTTCCATATTTACAGTAATTGACtttaaatattactgtaaatgttaaattGTAACTTCCATATTTGCAGTAATtgactgtaaatgttactgtaaatgttaaattGTAACTTCCATATTTACAGTAATtgactgtaaatgttactgtaaatgttaaatcataacttcaatatttacagtaattgactgtaaatgttactgtaaatgttaaatcGTAACTTCAATATTTACAGCAATtgactgtaaatgttactgtaaatgttaaattGTAACTTCAATATTTACAGTAATTGACTGTAAATGTTAAATCGTAACTTCAATATTTGCAGTAATTGACTgcaaatgttactgtaaatgttaaatcGTAACTTCAATACTTACAGTAATtgactgtaaatgttactgtaaatgttaaattGTAACTTCGATAATTACAGTAAATTACTATAAATGATAAATCACAAATGCATTATTTACTGcaatgtactgtaaatgttcaATTGTAACTTCAATATTTACTTTACTTGACTggtaatgttactgtaaatgttacattGTAAATTCAATATTTACAGTCAATTACTGTAAATAATACTGTAAAAGTTAAATTTTCACttcaatatttacagtaaattactataaatgttactg from Entelurus aequoreus isolate RoL-2023_Sb linkage group LG14, RoL_Eaeq_v1.1, whole genome shotgun sequence carries:
- the myl1 gene encoding myosin light chain 1, skeletal muscle isoform, with the protein product MAPKKDVKAPVKKAESPVKKAEPAAAPAPAAAPAPAPVAKTPAVDLSAVKIEFSADQIEDYKEAFGLFDRVGDNKVAYNQIADIMRALGQNPTNKDVNKMLGTPSAEDMANKRVVFEGFLPMLQTIINSPNKAGYEDYVEGLRVFDKEGNGTVMGAELRIVLSTLGEKMNETEIDALMAGQEDENGCINYEAFVKHIMSV